CCCGCTTTAACCTGATTCTTGTCTGAAATATAATATTCACTTATAGAGTATAATTTATCCTCACTATTCTGTGAATCATAAAATACACCTATAATGTCAACAAGATTTCTTTCATTCTTCAATGATTGCAGTTCAAAACCTTTTTCTTTTTTATAAATTATTTGCTTTATTTCTCTCAGATAGTTAACTAATATTTTATCATTTTCGTTTTCAGGTTTAAACTCAGTTAAATTAGAAGGTTTAAAATTATCTGTTATTTTAAATTCCAAAATCACGTATTTTTTTGAAACTGATAATCTATCCAAAATGTTTCCTGTTCTATCTTTAAAAGCGACTGTTTTGTCCTCAGTGCCGGAATTTTCTCCTGAGTCTGTCTTACCTGTGTTAACATTTAAACAAAGCACTGCTATACAAAAAATTGAAATTACTAAAATTGCTTTCATTCTACTTTTTTTCATTGATATCAGCCTCCTTATTTTTTTGTGCATATATCCACAGCTCTTTTTCTATTATCCACTCATCACCTTTCCTTTTTAGGTTTAACATCTTTTTCCCATTATCTTCGTATCTCTTATTGTTTCTATGAGCCACACTAACATTGTCATTAAGATTTGTAGAATAACTTTGATCTAGTTTCAAATTCATTGTTTCAATATTTACATTATCTTTGCCAGCCGCAAATGTCTCGTTGTCTTTACTAGTATCTATGTGCACTTTAATTGAACCATATTTCTTATAAATTAATTCCATCTTTTTACGAAACTCCTCAAGCGTTCTTATTTTCTTATCGAAACTCACCTTTGCACCATATTTTTTTGTTGTGTTATCATTGTCCATTTCTTTTGTAATAGGCTCCATTACTTCTTTTTTATAATCAATGTTCTTTCTGTTTGAGTAAACCGTATAAACAACCTGATTTTTATTAGAAACACTCCCCCGTACGATTATACTGTCATTATCATAATAACTCGCATATAAATCAAATTTATTTTTATTTATACCATCGTTCCAATATCTCTCCCAGTCCGTAATAACTTTTACAAATGACTTTCTAACTGCATTTACAGCGTTTAGTAACACTCCATTTGGAGCATCATCAATTTTTATAGAGTCTTTATTTTCATACAAAATGTTTGTAATGGTATCAAAATTAAGAACAGGATTGGCAGCAAGCATAAGACAAATGACGCCGCTTACTAAAGGAGCGCTGAACGAGCTTCCTGATGCTCGCCCCCAATTACCATCATCAAATTTATTATCTACAGAGTATCTTGTTACAAAAAACGTTGAAGTTAAAAAAGATGTTGTAAATATATCTCTCCCAGGAGCAAATAATAACTTTTTATCTTGATCTTGCAGGTAATTACTTTCTTTATCTTTTTTTAACTCCTTATCAACAAACCCAACAGGGATAAAAGGCTTTTTAAGTATAAAACGTTTATCAATTGGTGTGCTTTTATTTCCAGCAGCAACAACTATTGGAATTTCTATATCTTCACCTTTCCTCTTAACCTGTTTGAAGTGTTCAAGAACTCTTACTGTATCTATATTTGTTGTTTCAAAAATAGGCTTAGTACTTGGTAAATCTCTTGATAAGTTAATGACATCCAATTGAACCTCTTTATCCAATACTTCTCGTAATGGGTCTATTATTGAATCGGAGTATATACCTTTACCAGCCGTTCCTTTATAAAAATCGACATAAACTGGAATTATTTTGGCATAAGGACACACTCCTTTTATTCCTATATCATTATGGTTTGCAGCGATTAAACCTGTTACATTTGTAGCATGGTCTGCTTGTTCAATAATTTTTCTTTCTACACTTGCGCTGCCGCTTATATCTGATTCATCTGTTTTTTTATCTGCATAATAAACTTGTGGGAAAGCAATTGATTTCTTCTTATCTTTTATTGCGTTCACTATAAGCTGTCTTCTATCTGACATGTCTTTAATGGTTTTTTCAACAATTTTATATGATAAACCTACCATATCAACTTCCTTAGCTAATTTTAAACCCTCTACTAACTTCTTTGTTGTTTCTAAATCCCAACGACTAACATTGTCAAGACCAACTAGTTTTTCTATTGCCTCATCAGAAGAATTATAAAAAACCTTTTTTTTGTCAGGTTCTAAGCCACTTTGTTCTTCTCCATCAATGTAGTAAGACACCTCTGACAAGTTATTCCTATAATCTATATGTTTGAGAAATGGAACATCTTCAACTACCGCCACTCTAATTTTTTTATCAGGTTTCCTGAACTCTATTTTGTTCCCATCTTTAGTTTCATCAGGGTTATTTTTCTTAAAATATTCCCAAGCCTCCGGTACTTTTATTTGCTTTAGGTAACTGTCATTGTCACTACCATATCTGGTAATTGTATTAAAGTCATAATCTGAGTACTGATATTCATCATAATATTGGTCACAATTTTTTTCAGCAAGTGCACCAAGTTCTTCATTTCCTATAACGTCAATACATCTGTTTTTTTGTACATTTTCAGCTGAATTATTTTGTAATTGATCTTTCATAAAACATTTACCTTCTTCTGCATTTTCATTAAAATCATTTTTTGTTTGATCCATTTGCATATGGGTGCAGCTGAAAAAGAAAATACATAGTGTAAACAGAACCACACTTTTACGGATAAAGTCACCAACGCTCATAATCAACCTCCCCAATATTGGTCTACCTGTCTATGACAATAGACTTATCTGGATTTACTGTTTCAGTGTGATTGCATACACTGCTACCACTATTATCTGTAATTTCAAATTTGTAAGATTTATTCTCATCTAAAGGTTCAGAAATTCCGCATAGGTTTTTACTGTTACACTCAGAAATATCTTTTGGAGTTTTATTAGAACAGTTGCTCCCATCACAGCTTATTTTTAGAAACCTACCTTTGACACAATGATTTTTCAGTATTATAGAAGCAGTAAAAGATTTAGTCCCTCCAGCGCTAACAGATATATTGCGGTCTTCAGAATGCAAGGTGTTACCTTTTCCATTATTATCAAATATCTCACTATAGCACCTTTCTACCATCCCCAAACTTACCAACATAAGCAACAAGCAAAGAAGCACAAACTTAGATACAATTATTTCTTTCATTTTCATCCTCCCAATAATTTATATTTTTAGAACTCTTTTACATTTCCCAAGTATGGTATTACTACCATAAACTATGGCGATTATACACAACTAAAAATACTTTGTCAATATCTTTTTTCAGGATTATTTAACCAATTTAAAAAAAGTCCGGTTTTTTGTAAAATCCAAACACTACAGATGTGGGCAGAG
This Nitrospirota bacterium DNA region includes the following protein-coding sequences:
- a CDS encoding S8 family serine peptidase, with amino-acid sequence MSVGDFIRKSVVLFTLCIFFFSCTHMQMDQTKNDFNENAEEGKCFMKDQLQNNSAENVQKNRCIDVIGNEELGALAEKNCDQYYDEYQYSDYDFNTITRYGSDNDSYLKQIKVPEAWEYFKKNNPDETKDGNKIEFRKPDKKIRVAVVEDVPFLKHIDYRNNLSEVSYYIDGEEQSGLEPDKKKVFYNSSDEAIEKLVGLDNVSRWDLETTKKLVEGLKLAKEVDMVGLSYKIVEKTIKDMSDRRQLIVNAIKDKKKSIAFPQVYYADKKTDESDISGSASVERKIIEQADHATNVTGLIAANHNDIGIKGVCPYAKIIPVYVDFYKGTAGKGIYSDSIIDPLREVLDKEVQLDVINLSRDLPSTKPIFETTNIDTVRVLEHFKQVKRKGEDIEIPIVVAAGNKSTPIDKRFILKKPFIPVGFVDKELKKDKESNYLQDQDKKLLFAPGRDIFTTSFLTSTFFVTRYSVDNKFDDGNWGRASGSSFSAPLVSGVICLMLAANPVLNFDTITNILYENKDSIKIDDAPNGVLLNAVNAVRKSFVKVITDWERYWNDGINKNKFDLYASYYDNDSIIVRGSVSNKNQVVYTVYSNRKNIDYKKEVMEPITKEMDNDNTTKKYGAKVSFDKKIRTLEEFRKKMELIYKKYGSIKVHIDTSKDNETFAAGKDNVNIETMNLKLDQSYSTNLNDNVSVAHRNNKRYEDNGKKMLNLKRKGDEWIIEKELWIYAQKNKEADINEKK